The genomic window GCTGATTATATAGCTTTTAGAAAAAAATAATTTTTTTAATAAATATATTTAATATTAAAAGAAAATATGATATCATAATAAATGATACATATTTTGTGATTATTAGGAGGAGAGAATGAAAGTTAAAAGTATACTAGTTGCACATAGAGCACAAATTAATCCACAATTAGGAGCTGTTGATGCTTTAGGAATTTTTGATAACATGATTCAACCTATGTTTCCTATTCCTATGCAACACATGTCAATAGTTATAACAATAGAGGAGATTTTAAAACCAACTTTATTTGAAGTTAGATTAAATGGTCCTGAAGGAGATTTAATTACAAAAGGAGAGTTTCAACCAATGGTAGACCCATTTGGAGTAGGTAAAAAAATATTAGACCTTGAAAAATTCTTAATTCCTACAAGAGGAAGATATACAATAGAAATATTTGAGAAAACTCCAGATAATAAATATAAATTTATTGCTGAAAATACTTTATTTATTGCTGACTATCCACCTCAAAGACCTTTTACTCAAGAGGAAATTAACCATATTTTAGCAGATGATACTGTTATTAAAGTAATAAGAACAGAATTCCAACCTGTAGGATATGATAAAAAAATAAAAATTCAACATAGTCTTGATAAAAATGTTCCTGTACAAGAAGGATATATAACAATTCCTGAAGATAATAAATTAGTTTTAGATGGAAAAGAATTTGATTTATTAGGACTAAGAAGACATTTAGAATGGATGTTTGGAAGACCTCTTCCAAAACCAGAAGAAATGAAACAACCTGAAGAAACAAAAGAACCTGAAGAAAATAAAATTAACTAAATAAAAATAGGCAGTAGAAATTTCTACTGCCTATTTATTTTTCATAACTTCATCCAATATTTCTAAAGCTTTTTTAGTATTCTCATTTGGATACTTTTTATTTGCAGTTTCATAAAAAATTTTAGATTTTTTAAAATTTCCTATTTTAGCAAAATTCCAACCTATTTCTTCATAAACCCAATTTTCATTACCACAATTTTTTGAAAGAGAATTTTCTAAAAACTTAATGGCTTCTTTATGTTTTCCAATTCTACCTAAATTCCATCCTATTTCTCCCTCTAACCAACCATCTGTATTATCTATACAATAAGCTCTTTCCAGAAAAAAAAGTGCTTTATCATATTTTTGAATTTTTCCATAATTCCAGCCAAGTTCACAATTTAACCAAAAATCATTTCTTCCTAATTCTTTAGCTTTTATTAAATATGCTATAGCTTCTCTATACTTTTCTCTTTTTCCTAAGCACCAACTAATTTGAGAATATAACCAAGTATCTTTTCTTCCTAATTTTTCAGCTTCTTTAAATTTTTCTATAGCCTTATCAATTTTATCTAATTTTTCATAACAAAAACCTAAATGAGATGTAAGCCACATATCTTCTTTTTTTAGAGAAAGAGCTACTTTATAATATCCTAAAGCTTCTTCATAATTGTCTAATTTTTCATAAACATACCCTATCTCTGAATTTAACCAATAGTCACATCTTCCCATCTCCTCAGATTTTTTTAAATAATAGAGAGCTTCTTGGACTTTCTCCATTCTTGATAAATTCCAACCAAGTTCTGAATTTAACCAAGAATCATCTCTTCCATATTCTCTAGCTTTTTTTAAATAATATTCAGCTAATTTATATTTTCCTAATCCTCCATAATTCCAACCAAGTTCACAACATAACCACCCATTTTCATCATATTCCTCAAAACTTTCTGCTTTTTTTAAATATGTGATAGCCTTTTCTCTTTCATTAGTTCTCCCTAATAACCAACCTATATTACAATAAAGCCAATAACTATTTTCTCCTTTCTCTTCATACTCTAATAGGACTTTTAAAGCTGCTTTATATTCTTTTATTTTTATTAATTCTTCTATCATCTTTTTATTATCCATAAATTATAGCCTCTTTTATAAAAATTTTAATTTCATTATATCATTTTTTAATTTATCTTCAAAATTTTATTGACAATTTTTTAAAAAAAAGTTATACTATTTTTTGTCAAAATTATAAAATTCCTACTTTGTTAGGGAGATGTTCTGCACAGATAAACCATCTATAAAAAACTAGGTCTTTTTTTATTACTTAAAAATAAAAATGATTTTATAGTGGTTAGAGTAGAACTATTCTACTCTTTTTATTTTATAAAATTTTAGGAGGTTATTTTGGGTATTAGATACAACAAAATCAATGACAAACATCAAAGAGAAATAGTACTCTTAAAAAGTTTTCCATGTAAATATGGAAAATGTAGTTTCTGTAATTATATTGAAGATAATTCTACAGATGAAAATTTAATTAATAAAACTAATAAAAAAGTTTTAGAAAATATTACAGGTGAATATGGAGTTTTGGAAGTTATAAACTCTGGCTCTGTATTTGAATTACCTGATGACACTTTGAAAGAAATAAAAAGAGTTGTAAAAGAAAAAAATATTCATACTCTCTATTTTGAAATTTATTATGGTTATATAAATTTACTTTCTAAAATAAGAGAATATTTTTCTGGAATAGAAATAAGATTTAGAATGGGATTAGAAACTTTTGATGATAATTTTAGAAAAAATATTTATAATAAAAATTTTTCTTTAAATGAAGAAATTTTAAAAAAATTAAGTACTGAACTTTATTCTGTCTGCCTTTTAGTTTGTACTAAAGGACAAACTAAAGAGATGATTGATAATGATATTGAATTAGGTTTAAAATATTTTAAAAATATAACCATAAATATATTTATTGATAATGGAACTGTAGTAAAAAGAGATGATGAACTTGTTAAATGGTTTGTCAAAAAATATTCTTATTTAACTGATGATGATAGAGTAGAACTTTTAATCGATAACAAAGATTTAGGTGTTTTTGAACAATAAAAATTACTAGGAGGATATATGAGAAACGAACTACTTTGGGCATTGATGTTAATTGTAAATTTTTTAAGTATAATATTTATTTATAAAAAATTTGGAAAAATTGGACTTTATTCTTGGATTCCAGTTTCTACAATTTTAGCTAATATTCAAGTTGTTTTATTAGTTAGATTATTTGGTTTTAGTACTACTTTAGGAAATATTTTATATGCAGGAGGTTTTTTAGTTACAGATATATTAGCTGAAAATTATGGAAAAAAATCTGCTCAAAAAGCTGTTCAAATTGGATTTTTTTCTTTAATAGTTACTAGTATAATAATGAAAATAGCTGTTTTATTTGTTCCTCTTGAGGAGGGAATTGTTATGTTTGAAAGTGTAAAACAAATATTTGATTTTATGCCAAGACTTATGATTGCTTCCCTTCTTGCTTATTTTATTTCTCAAAGTCATGATATTTGGGCTTATGAATTTTGGAAGAAAAAATATTCTTCTACAAAACATATTTGGATAAGAAATAATGCAAGCACTTTAGTTAGCCAATTTATTGATAATCTAGTTTTTACTATAGTTGCTTTTTATGGAGTTTATCCTTTTGAAGTATTAAAAGAAATATTTATAGCCACATATGTTATTAAATTTATTGTTGCTATATCTGACACTCCTTTTGTTTACATAGCTCATTATTTAAAAAGAAACAATTTAGTAGAGGAAGAAATTTAAAAAATAAAATTTTATTTTTCAAACAGAATATAAAAAATGAGGTCATTATAGAGTTTTATAATAACCTCATTTTTTATTATGCAATTTTTCTATTTAAATATCGTTGACATTGTTTTTCTGTATTATATCCTAATAAAACTCCAAGTATAAAATCTTCTTCAGGAGATAAATGAGATAAAGAAGATTTATTAAAACTTTTTACTACTTTTATTGAGTCTCTATTTCCAAAATATACATTAATCATTTTTTCATTTAAGTATTCTATCATATAGTCATAACCACACTCTTCTAACTTTTCTCTAATAACTTCTTCGTTATCATAAGAAGTGGTAAGAAGAGATAATATTCTAACACCTTTATCTAGTTCATAAATCATGTGTATAAAAACATCTAATTCTCTTCTTTTTTCTATACTCATAATTATTTCACACTCTCAACCCATTTATTAATTCTTTCTTCTGTTAAATCACTTTGATTATTTTCATCTATTACAAGGCCAACAAATTCATCATCTACTACTGCTCTTGAGTTAGAAAACTCATACCCATTTATAGAAGTTTTTCCTACAACATTTCCACCTATTTCATTTACAACATTATATATTTCTCCTATTCCATCTACAAATGTATCCCCAAATCCAAATTGGTCACCAACACCTATTAATCCTACTTTTTTTCCTGAAAGATTTTTAGTTTTTAAAGTTTCAATAGCATCCATCCAACTATCTTGTAAATCCCCCATTCCCCAAGTAGAAGTAGCAAATATTACAAATTCATATTCATCAACTTTATTTATTTCAGAAGCTTCATATACATCAGCTCCTAATAAATCTCCAACTCTTTTTGCTATGTCCTCTGTAACTCCTGTAGTACTTCCATAAAAAATTCCTGTCTTCATTAATAAGCCTCCTTTGAAAAATAATTTTAAATATTTTTTAGATAAAAAAATCTTATCACAAAATATTTAGCATGTCAAATATTTTTTTGATTTAATTAGAAAAATTCCATATTTTTTCTAAAATTATAAATAATTACTATGCTTCTTATAAAAAATTATTTTTTAAATAATAAAAAAAACTGAAGAAAAATTTCTTCAGTACTATTTGAATTAAGATAAAATTTTATTTATTGTACTATCCTAAAGCAACATCTAATATCATCATTAAAGCAAAACCTATCATTACACTTAATGTTCCAGTATCAGAATGTTCTCCTAAATTAGCCTCTGGTATAAGTTCTTCTACAACAACATACATCATTGCTCCAGCTGAAAAAGATAATAACCATGGCATAACATTTTCTAATGATGCTGAAATAAATACAGTCATTATTCCAAATATAGGTTCTACTATTCCAGATAAACTTCCTAACACAAAAGCTTTTGTAGTGCTAAACCCCTCTCTTCTTAGTGGGAGTGATACTGCTGCCCCTTCAGGAAAATTTTGAATTCCAATTCCTAAAGCCAATCCCATAGCTGAAGCTAAATAACTAGGTTCATAAGAATTTTGACTAGCAAGTGCAAAAGAAAGTCCTATAGCTATTCCTTCAGGAATATTGTGAAGAGTAACTGCAGTCATTAAAAGTGAAGTTCTCTTAAGATTTGTACTAACCCCTTCAACTTTATTTTCTCCACTATGTAAATGTGGAATTAATTTATCTAAAAATAAAATAAAAAAAACTCCTCCTAAAAATCCTGTAACAGCTGGCACCCATCCTATCATTCCAAGTGCTTCAGCTTGTTCTATAGCTGGAGTAAGTAAGCCAAACATTGATGCAGAAATCATTATTCCAGCAGCAAATCCTAAAAATATTCTTTGAACATTCTCTTTTATTTCTTTCTTAAAGAAAAAAACCATAGAAGAACCTAGTGTTGTCATTAAAAATATAAATGTGGTTCCTAAAAATGTCCAATAAATTCCTTTAAACATAAAGCCCCTCCTAAAGTAAAATTTATTAACAAACAATTATATATTAAAACTTAATAAAATTCAAGAAAAAAATTTTAATTTAATATTATTATTTTTTTATTATATTTTTCTTTCGTAAATACAAAATATTGTATTTTTTTCTTGAAAAAACACAACATATATGATATTATTAATTATGTCAAATTTTATTGAACTTTAATATTCTTAAAGTTTGCAAATAAAATATTTGACAACTTCAAAACAATATGATATAAAATATACATAAACATTGTTAATGTACATTAAATTTTTTAAGGAGGAATTAATTAATGAAAGCATGGAATGGTTTTAAAGGAGAGCTTTGGAAAAGAGAAATTAATGTAAGAAACTTTATCCAAAATAACTATACCCCTTATGAAGGAGACGATACTTTCTTAAAAGGTAGCTCTGAAAAAACTAAAAAAGTTTGGGACAAATTAACAGAACTTCTTGCTGAAGAAAGAAAAAGAGGAGTTTATGATGCTGAAACTAAAAAGCCTCAAGCTATAGATGCTTATGGACCAGGATATATAGATAAGGAATCTGAAGTAATTGTTGGAGTACAAACAGATGTTCCTTTAAAAAGAGGAATTTATCCAAAAGGTGGGTTAAGAGTAGTTGAAAAAGCTCTTAAAGCTTATGGATTTGAAATAGACCCAATGACAGAAGAAATTTTTACAAGATATAGAAAATGTCATAATGAAGGAGTTTTCCAAGTATATACTGATGAAATGAAAGCTTGTAGAAGTGCTGGAATAATTACAGGACTTCCTGATGCTTATGGAAGAGGAAGAATCATAGGAGATTATAGAAGAGTAGCTCTTTATGGAATAGACAGACTTATAGAAGATAAAGAACAACAAATGAAACTTCTTGAAATAGCTGAGTTAGATGATGAAACTATTAGAAGAAGAGAAGAGATTGCTGACCAAATTTCTGAAATGAAAAAATTTGTAAAAATGTGTGCTTCATATGGTTTTGATGTTACTAAACCAGCATCTAATGCAAAAGAAGCTGTACAATTTGTATATTTTGCTTATTTGGCTGTTACAAAAGACCAAGATGGAGCTGCTACATCTTTAGGAAGAACTTCTACATTCTTAGATATATATATTGAAAGAGATTTACAAAATGGAGTAATTACAGAAGAAGAAGCTCAAGAATTAATTGACCAATTTATCATTAAATTAAGAATAATTAGATTTTTAAGAGCTCCTGAATACAATGAATTATTCTCTGGAGACCCTACTTGGGTAACAGAATCTGTTGGAGGACAAGGAGTAGATGGAAGAACTTTAGTTACTAAAAACTCTTTCAGATATTTAAATACTTTGTATAATTTAGGACCAGCACCAGAACCAAACTTAACAGTTTTATGGTCTGTAAATTCTCCTGAAAATTGGAAAAAATTCTGTTCAAAAGTTTCTATAAATACTTCAGCTATTCAATATGAAAATGATGATTTAATGAGACCTGATTTAGGTGATGATTATGGAATAGCATGTTGTGTTTCTCCAATGCAAATTGGAAAAGGAATGGAATTCTTTGGAGCTAGAGCAAACTTAGCAAAATGTTTACTATATGCTATTAATGGTGGAAGAGATGAAAAATCAGGAAAACAAGTTGGACCAAAATATCAAGGAGCAGTTGGAGAATATTTAGACTTTGATGATGTAATGGAAAAATTTGATAGAATGATGAAATGGCTTTCTGGAGTATATGTAAATGCTCTAAAAATAATTCACTATATGCATGATAAATATGCTTATGAAGCTTTTGCTATGGCTTTACATGATTTAAATATAAGAAGAACTCAAGCTACAGGAATAGCTGGACTTTCAATAGTTGCTGACTCACTAGCTGCTATTAAAAATGCAAAAGTAAAAGTAGTAAGAGATGAAACAGGACTTATTGTTGACTTTATTAGAGAAGGAGAATACGTCCCTTATGGAAATAATAATAAAGAAACAGATGATTTAGCTGTAATGGTAGTAGAAAAGTTTATGAATCATTTAAGAGCCCATGAAACTTATAGAAATTCTGTTCCTACTCAATCTGTTTTAACTATTACTTCAAATGTAGTTTATGGTAAAAAAACAGGAAATACTCCAGATGGAAGACTAGGTGGAACACCATTTGCTCCAGGAGCTAACCCTATGAATGGAAGAGATACTAATGGAGCTTTAGCTTCTTTATTATCAGTAGCAAAATTACCATTCCACCATGCTGAAGACGGAATATCTTATACTTTTGCTATAACTCCAGCAGCACTTGGAAAATCTGATGAGGAAAGAATAAACAACTTAATAGGACTATTAGATGGATACTTTACTCCTGAAGGTGGACAACATCTAAATGTCAATGTATTCAATAGAGAATTATTAGAAGATGCTATGGAACATCCTGAAAAATATCCTCAACTTACAATCAGAGTTTCTGGTTATGCTGTAAACTTCATAAAACTTACTAGAGAACAACAACTTGATGTATTATCAAGAACTATTAATCAAAGAATGTAATAAAATTTTATTATAAAATGTTAAGGGATTGCTTCACATTGTGAATCAATCCCTTATTTAAAATTTATTTAGGAGAAAAAATGGAAAATATAAAAGGAAAAATTCACTCATTTGAAAGTTTTGGAACTGTTGACGGACCAGGGATAAGATTTGTAATTTTTTTACAAGGTTGTCCCTTAAGATGTAAATTTTGCCATAATCCTGATACTTGGGATATAAAAACTTCTAAAAAAGAAATGACTCCTCAAGAGGTTTTTGATGAAATGATAAAGTATAAAAGTTTTTTTGGAACTAAGGGTGGAGTTACTGTAACAGGAGGAGAACCTCTTGTACAAAAAGATTTTTTACTTGAATTTTTTAAACTTTGTAAAAAAAATGGAGTTCACACAACTTTAGATACATCAGGATATATATTTGATGAAAAAGTAAAAGAAATCTTAAAATATACTGATTTAGTTTTATTGGATATTAAATGTATTGATAAAGAAATATATAAATCCTTAACAAAAGTTGAACTTGAAAATACTTTAAAATTCTTAGATTATCTAAAAGAAAAAAATAAAAAAGTTTGGATAAGACATGTAATTGTTCCTACAATAACTGATAATGACAATTTATTAGAAACTCTTGCTAAATATTTGAAAGATTATAAAAATATTATTGAAAAAGTAGAATTGTTACCTTACCATACTTTAGGAGTTTTTAAATATGAAGAACTTAATATGGAATATCCATTAAAAGATATAGATGCACTTTCCAATGAAAGACTTTTAAATGCAAAAGAAATATTTAAAAAATATGGTTTTTAATAATATCTTTAAATATTAATAAAAGGTTGTTACTTATATTTCATAACTTATATAAAATTTTATAATTATGATAATATTTAACAACCTTTCTTATTTTTACAAATATAAATTTCTAAAATTTTCAATCTCAGATAGTTCTATAATCAATCTTTCAGAAGTTTTTCCAATATTTTTTCTTTTAACTTTCATTTTTCCTAAATATTTTGTATTTTCACAATGAGTTCCTCCACATGGAATACAATAATCTAAACATTGCCAATATAACGCTTCCTTTTCTTCTTTATGTGGAAATGTTACTATTTCTAATCCCTCTTCAATAAGACTATTTGACTTTTCTTCAATTAATAATAATTCATCTTTTGAAAATTTATTTTCTGTTGCAAAATCTAATCTCCCATAAGTTGAAGTTATTTTGGCTCCAACTATAGATTTTCTTATATTAGGACGAATAGTCTCTAAAACCATAAGTGCTAGATGTAATCCTGAGTGATGTAAAGTTGTTCTAGCTCTTTTTTCTGTATCTATTTTTATTATAAAGGACTCCCCTATTTCTAAAGTTTTTAATATCTCTTTATCAATATGATGTACTATTAAATTTTCAACTTTTATACTAGGAAAATCTTCTAAAAAAATATTTCTTCCTTTTATTTTTGTAGTATTAAAAAATTCTATTTTTTCATTAGTTTTTTCTCTTATTAAATAACCAATATCTCCAATTTGTCCTCCACCTTCAGGATAAGCAACAGTTTTGTCAAATATAACTCCATCTTCATTTATTTCAGTTAATATTCCCTTACAAGAACTTAAAAATTGGTTTTTATAAAATAATTTTTCTGTTTTCATTTTCTCTCCTTAAATTTCTATTTACAAAATTAATAAAAAAATATATTATATAACAGTATATAAACTGATATATAAAGATTTTAATAATTTATTGTATAGAAGTCAATAAAATAACAAGAAAGTGTTATATCACAGTTAAGAGGTAATTTATGGAAAAAGATTTTAAATATATTGAATTATATAAAAAATTAAAAGAAAAAATTGAGAAAAACGAATTAACAGAAAATAGCAAATTACCCTCTATAAGATTTTTAGCTAATAAATATAATCTTAATAATATTACAGTACTAAAAGCCTATAATTTATTAGAAAAAGATGGATACATAGTAAAAAAACAAGGAGCTGGTATTTTTGTAAAACCAAAAGAATATATTTTTTATAATTCTCCTATTAAAAATTCAACAAACACTTTTAATCAAGGATTTAAAAAATTAGATAGTGATAATATTATTAATTTTATTAGTGGAAACCAAAATTTTAATATAGAAATCTACAATAAATTAAAAGAAATTCTTTTAAAACTTTCTAATTCTTTAGAGTATGATGTCCTTAATTATCAATTAACCGAAGGAAATGAAAAATTAAGAAAAATTATAAAAGATAAACTTTTAAAAAAAGATATTTATATTTCTATAAAAAATATTCAAATAATAAATGGAACACAGC from Fusobacterium perfoetens ATCC 29250 includes these protein-coding regions:
- a CDS encoding DUF6941 family protein, whose product is MKVKSILVAHRAQINPQLGAVDALGIFDNMIQPMFPIPMQHMSIVITIEEILKPTLFEVRLNGPEGDLITKGEFQPMVDPFGVGKKILDLEKFLIPTRGRYTIEIFEKTPDNKYKFIAENTLFIADYPPQRPFTQEEINHILADDTVIKVIRTEFQPVGYDKKIKIQHSLDKNVPVQEGYITIPEDNKLVLDGKEFDLLGLRRHLEWMFGRPLPKPEEMKQPEETKEPEENKIN
- a CDS encoding tetratricopeptide repeat protein — encoded protein: MDNKKMIEELIKIKEYKAALKVLLEYEEKGENSYWLYCNIGWLLGRTNEREKAITYLKKAESFEEYDENGWLCCELGWNYGGLGKYKLAEYYLKKAREYGRDDSWLNSELGWNLSRMEKVQEALYYLKKSEEMGRCDYWLNSEIGYVYEKLDNYEEALGYYKVALSLKKEDMWLTSHLGFCYEKLDKIDKAIEKFKEAEKLGRKDTWLYSQISWCLGKREKYREAIAYLIKAKELGRNDFWLNCELGWNYGKIQKYDKALFFLERAYCIDNTDGWLEGEIGWNLGRIGKHKEAIKFLENSLSKNCGNENWVYEEIGWNFAKIGNFKKSKIFYETANKKYPNENTKKALEILDEVMKNK
- a CDS encoding radical SAM protein, whose amino-acid sequence is MGIRYNKINDKHQREIVLLKSFPCKYGKCSFCNYIEDNSTDENLINKTNKKVLENITGEYGVLEVINSGSVFELPDDTLKEIKRVVKEKNIHTLYFEIYYGYINLLSKIREYFSGIEIRFRMGLETFDDNFRKNIYNKNFSLNEEILKKLSTELYSVCLLVCTKGQTKEMIDNDIELGLKYFKNITINIFIDNGTVVKRDDELVKWFVKKYSYLTDDDRVELLIDNKDLGVFEQ
- a CDS encoding queuosine precursor transporter; protein product: MRNELLWALMLIVNFLSIIFIYKKFGKIGLYSWIPVSTILANIQVVLLVRLFGFSTTLGNILYAGGFLVTDILAENYGKKSAQKAVQIGFFSLIVTSIIMKIAVLFVPLEEGIVMFESVKQIFDFMPRLMIASLLAYFISQSHDIWAYEFWKKKYSSTKHIWIRNNASTLVSQFIDNLVFTIVAFYGVYPFEVLKEIFIATYVIKFIVAISDTPFVYIAHYLKRNNLVEEEI
- a CDS encoding DUF2023 family protein, whose translation is MSIEKRRELDVFIHMIYELDKGVRILSLLTTSYDNEEVIREKLEECGYDYMIEYLNEKMINVYFGNRDSIKVVKSFNKSSLSHLSPEEDFILGVLLGYNTEKQCQRYLNRKIA
- a CDS encoding flavodoxin; this encodes MKTGIFYGSTTGVTEDIAKRVGDLLGADVYEASEINKVDEYEFVIFATSTWGMGDLQDSWMDAIETLKTKNLSGKKVGLIGVGDQFGFGDTFVDGIGEIYNVVNEIGGNVVGKTSINGYEFSNSRAVVDDEFVGLVIDENNQSDLTEERINKWVESVK
- a CDS encoding ZIP family metal transporter, coding for MFKGIYWTFLGTTFIFLMTTLGSSMVFFFKKEIKENVQRIFLGFAAGIMISASMFGLLTPAIEQAEALGMIGWVPAVTGFLGGVFFILFLDKLIPHLHSGENKVEGVSTNLKRTSLLMTAVTLHNIPEGIAIGLSFALASQNSYEPSYLASAMGLALGIGIQNFPEGAAVSLPLRREGFSTTKAFVLGSLSGIVEPIFGIMTVFISASLENVMPWLLSFSAGAMMYVVVEELIPEANLGEHSDTGTLSVMIGFALMMILDVALG
- the pflB gene encoding formate C-acetyltransferase, with protein sequence MKAWNGFKGELWKREINVRNFIQNNYTPYEGDDTFLKGSSEKTKKVWDKLTELLAEERKRGVYDAETKKPQAIDAYGPGYIDKESEVIVGVQTDVPLKRGIYPKGGLRVVEKALKAYGFEIDPMTEEIFTRYRKCHNEGVFQVYTDEMKACRSAGIITGLPDAYGRGRIIGDYRRVALYGIDRLIEDKEQQMKLLEIAELDDETIRRREEIADQISEMKKFVKMCASYGFDVTKPASNAKEAVQFVYFAYLAVTKDQDGAATSLGRTSTFLDIYIERDLQNGVITEEEAQELIDQFIIKLRIIRFLRAPEYNELFSGDPTWVTESVGGQGVDGRTLVTKNSFRYLNTLYNLGPAPEPNLTVLWSVNSPENWKKFCSKVSINTSAIQYENDDLMRPDLGDDYGIACCVSPMQIGKGMEFFGARANLAKCLLYAINGGRDEKSGKQVGPKYQGAVGEYLDFDDVMEKFDRMMKWLSGVYVNALKIIHYMHDKYAYEAFAMALHDLNIRRTQATGIAGLSIVADSLAAIKNAKVKVVRDETGLIVDFIREGEYVPYGNNNKETDDLAVMVVEKFMNHLRAHETYRNSVPTQSVLTITSNVVYGKKTGNTPDGRLGGTPFAPGANPMNGRDTNGALASLLSVAKLPFHHAEDGISYTFAITPAALGKSDEERINNLIGLLDGYFTPEGGQHLNVNVFNRELLEDAMEHPEKYPQLTIRVSGYAVNFIKLTREQQLDVLSRTINQRM
- the pflA gene encoding pyruvate formate-lyase-activating protein, which encodes MKGKIHSFESFGTVDGPGIRFVIFLQGCPLRCKFCHNPDTWDIKTSKKEMTPQEVFDEMIKYKSFFGTKGGVTVTGGEPLVQKDFLLEFFKLCKKNGVHTTLDTSGYIFDEKVKEILKYTDLVLLDIKCIDKEIYKSLTKVELENTLKFLDYLKEKNKKVWIRHVIVPTITDNDNLLETLAKYLKDYKNIIEKVELLPYHTLGVFKYEELNMEYPLKDIDALSNERLLNAKEIFKKYGF
- a CDS encoding alanine--tRNA ligase-related protein, translating into MKTEKLFYKNQFLSSCKGILTEINEDGVIFDKTVAYPEGGGQIGDIGYLIREKTNEKIEFFNTTKIKGRNIFLEDFPSIKVENLIVHHIDKEILKTLEIGESFIIKIDTEKRARTTLHHSGLHLALMVLETIRPNIRKSIVGAKITSTYGRLDFATENKFSKDELLLIEEKSNSLIEEGLEIVTFPHKEEKEALYWQCLDYCIPCGGTHCENTKYLGKMKVKRKNIGKTSERLIIELSEIENFRNLYL